A genomic segment from Dechloromonas denitrificans encodes:
- a CDS encoding EAL domain-containing protein: MQCNDDSIAFLDDEEDAQAAGSTLGVWRLLIVDDDEDVHQATEFALRDVEILGRRLEFLHARSSNEAISVLRQAEQVAVVLLDVVMESEDAGLKAIGRIRNELGLLNLRIILRTGQPGYAPELEAISSYDINDYKTKSELTRNKLFTAVTAAVRSYDQIERLDASRRGLELIIDGANRFIAEQGLQAFAAGVITQIAALLGVPPEGVMCVCAAPGADSQTPIGQKCTVLAAAGRYQEYINQHVAALENHELCDILDTCLSEQRHHATERGLALYFPGRQGRNFAAYVESGQSIHEPDRHLLEVFCANIAICGDNVDLVERLRQTAYVDGLTSLPNRAAQIESLDAAGQHGAVLALIDIDQFSETIDAFGYRFGDLQLQAISRRLRAAMPPDVYVARVGGDVFSLCGGQDVVNPPLLREILADTFDSELGPQSISFSLGFVHVADAGVSGADLLRNAAIALKRAKVDGPGNEAYYTAEVAIQTRERVRLLQNLRQAFDSRRLFVVYQPQLGLPESKIIGVEALLRWRNDEGQFVPPDQFIPVAEHSGLIIGVGAWVLRTALQAQQKFLAQGFKLRMAVNVSAIQFRHPGFLGMLEEAIAESGIEPSALELEITESVAMYGWGQVQERLQAIKDMGVSVAIDDFGTGFSSLSYLDRLPADCLKIDRSFISSLDASESGARIAEMVIQLGKRLGMRVLAEGVEQVEQLNTLIDLGCDEAQGWYYAKGMPEDELLDWLRQQSR; this comes from the coding sequence ATGCAATGTAACGACGATAGTATTGCTTTCCTCGATGATGAAGAAGATGCGCAAGCGGCTGGCAGCACCTTGGGGGTCTGGCGGCTACTGATCGTTGATGATGATGAAGATGTCCACCAGGCCACCGAATTCGCTTTGCGCGATGTGGAAATTCTCGGACGTCGCCTTGAATTTCTGCACGCCCGGAGCAGCAATGAGGCGATCAGCGTCCTGCGTCAGGCCGAGCAGGTTGCGGTGGTCTTGCTTGATGTGGTGATGGAGTCCGAAGATGCCGGCCTGAAAGCCATCGGGCGCATCCGGAATGAACTGGGCCTGCTCAACTTGCGGATCATTCTGCGTACCGGGCAGCCGGGCTATGCGCCGGAGCTTGAAGCGATCAGTTCATACGATATCAACGATTACAAGACCAAATCGGAATTGACCCGCAACAAGCTGTTCACCGCGGTAACGGCGGCGGTTCGCTCCTACGACCAGATTGAACGCCTGGATGCCAGCCGGCGTGGTCTGGAACTGATTATCGATGGGGCCAATCGCTTTATTGCCGAGCAGGGTTTGCAGGCTTTTGCGGCCGGCGTCATAACCCAGATTGCCGCCTTGCTGGGCGTTCCTCCCGAGGGCGTGATGTGCGTCTGTGCCGCGCCTGGTGCGGACAGCCAAACTCCGATCGGTCAGAAATGCACGGTTCTGGCTGCTGCCGGGCGTTATCAGGAATATATCAATCAGCACGTTGCCGCACTTGAAAACCACGAGCTTTGCGACATCCTGGATACCTGCCTCAGCGAGCAGCGCCACCATGCCACGGAGCGCGGCCTGGCCTTGTATTTCCCCGGGCGGCAAGGGCGGAATTTTGCTGCTTATGTCGAGTCCGGGCAGAGCATTCATGAGCCGGATCGGCATTTGCTCGAAGTGTTTTGTGCCAACATCGCCATTTGCGGCGATAACGTCGACCTGGTCGAGCGGTTGCGTCAAACCGCCTATGTCGACGGATTGACCTCGCTGCCCAACCGTGCCGCACAAATCGAGTCACTTGATGCCGCTGGGCAGCATGGCGCCGTGTTGGCACTGATCGATATCGACCAGTTTTCTGAAACAATCGATGCCTTCGGCTACCGCTTCGGCGACCTGCAGTTGCAGGCAATCAGCCGGCGCTTGCGTGCGGCGATGCCGCCGGATGTCTATGTAGCCCGAGTTGGTGGCGATGTCTTCAGCCTGTGCGGCGGTCAAGACGTCGTCAATCCACCGTTGCTGCGCGAAATTCTCGCCGATACTTTCGATAGCGAGCTTGGGCCGCAATCGATTTCTTTCTCGCTGGGGTTCGTGCATGTTGCCGACGCCGGCGTCAGTGGTGCCGATCTCTTGCGCAATGCTGCCATCGCGCTCAAGCGGGCCAAGGTCGATGGGCCCGGCAACGAGGCTTATTACACGGCCGAAGTGGCAATCCAGACACGCGAGCGTGTCCGCCTGCTGCAAAATTTGCGGCAGGCTTTTGATAGTCGTCGTCTTTTCGTTGTTTACCAGCCTCAACTCGGTTTGCCGGAGAGCAAGATCATCGGCGTTGAAGCCTTATTGCGTTGGCGTAATGATGAGGGGCAGTTCGTTCCACCTGATCAGTTCATTCCGGTGGCAGAACATTCCGGTCTGATTATCGGCGTGGGGGCCTGGGTGCTGCGTACCGCCTTGCAGGCACAGCAAAAGTTTCTTGCCCAGGGATTCAAGCTGCGCATGGCTGTTAATGTTTCGGCCATCCAGTTTCGCCACCCGGGCTTCCTGGGCATGCTTGAAGAGGCGATTGCCGAGTCGGGCATTGAGCCGTCGGCGCTGGAACTCGAAATTACCGAGTCGGTTGCGATGTACGGCTGGGGGCAAGTGCAGGAGCGTTTGCAGGCCATCAAGGATATGGGGGTTTCGGTGGCGATCGATGATTTCGGTACGGGCTTTTCGTCGCTCAGTTACCTGGATCGCCTGCCGGCCGACTGTCTCAAAATCGATCGCAGCTTCATTTCTTCCCTCGACGCTTCCGAATCCGGTGCGCGAATTGCCGAAATGGTCATTCAATTGGGCAAGCGTCTTGGCATGCGCGTGCTGGCTGAAGGGGTTGAGCAGGTCGAGCAATTGAACACGCTGATTGATCTCGGTTGTGACGAAGCCCAAGGCTGGTATTACGCCAAGGGCATGCCGGAGGATGAATTGCTGGATTGGTTGCGCCAGCAGTCACGTTGA
- a CDS encoding IS1182 family transposase, with the protein MLKPVYPAQTELEMVTLEQLVPKDHLLRLLDQHIRFDFIREATQHLYCENNGRPAIDPVVLFKMLFIGYLFGIRSERRLVKEIEVNVAYRWFLGFRLTDKVPDASTLSQNRRRRFVGTDIEQRIFDGIVEQAIEHKLIGGRVLYTDSTHLKANANKRHFEVHQVEQTPAAYLAELDAAIETDRAAAGKKSLKRDDDDSTPPMKEVKVSTVDPDAGFMARDNKPTGFFYLDHRTVDGVHALIVDTHVTPGNAHDSQPYLARLDRVMERFDLAVGAVGLDAGYFTPQVCKGILERALFGVMGYKRPTHRDGYFYKRDYLYDAVQDCYRCPAGEVLPYRTTNRLGYREYASNPARCADCGVRGQCTQSRNHQTLVTRHLWEGFKEAINANRLSDLGKRLYARRKETVERSFADAKELHGHRYARFRGLAKVQAQCLLSAACQNMKKMALLLARKAAALLAKILARTCFAAPFARHLWQIGVPNLNFRIRLASA; encoded by the coding sequence ATGCTCAAGCCTGTCTACCCCGCCCAAACGGAACTGGAGATGGTGACGTTGGAGCAATTGGTCCCGAAAGACCACTTGCTCCGGCTGCTCGACCAGCACATCCGGTTTGATTTCATTCGTGAAGCGACCCAGCACCTGTATTGCGAGAACAATGGCCGACCAGCGATTGATCCGGTGGTGTTGTTCAAGATGTTGTTCATTGGCTACTTGTTTGGGATTCGCTCCGAGCGACGGCTGGTGAAGGAAATAGAGGTCAATGTGGCTTACCGCTGGTTTCTCGGCTTTCGTCTGACGGACAAAGTGCCGGATGCCTCGACGCTGTCGCAGAATCGGCGTCGCCGCTTTGTCGGGACGGACATTGAGCAACGCATCTTCGACGGGATTGTCGAGCAAGCCATTGAGCATAAGCTGATTGGCGGGCGGGTGCTTTACACGGACAGCACGCATCTGAAGGCGAATGCCAACAAACGGCATTTTGAGGTGCATCAGGTCGAGCAAACGCCGGCGGCCTATTTGGCCGAGCTGGATGCAGCCATCGAAACGGACCGAGCCGCCGCGGGCAAGAAGTCGCTCAAGCGTGATGACGATGATTCGACACCGCCGATGAAGGAGGTCAAGGTCAGCACAGTCGATCCCGACGCAGGTTTCATGGCCCGCGACAACAAGCCGACCGGCTTCTTCTATCTGGATCACCGGACTGTCGATGGCGTGCATGCTTTGATCGTCGATACCCATGTCACGCCGGGCAATGCCCATGACAGCCAGCCCTACCTTGCCCGCCTGGATCGGGTCATGGAGCGCTTTGATCTGGCCGTGGGCGCCGTCGGGCTGGATGCCGGGTATTTCACCCCGCAAGTCTGCAAGGGCATTCTCGAGCGGGCACTGTTCGGGGTGATGGGCTACAAGCGACCCACACACCGCGATGGCTATTTCTACAAACGGGACTATCTCTACGATGCGGTCCAGGACTGCTACCGCTGCCCGGCCGGGGAGGTTCTACCATACCGGACGACCAACCGGCTGGGTTATCGCGAATACGCCTCGAACCCGGCGCGGTGTGCCGATTGCGGCGTGCGCGGGCAATGCACGCAGAGCCGGAACCATCAGACGCTCGTGACCCGGCATCTCTGGGAAGGTTTCAAGGAAGCGATCAACGCCAATCGCCTGAGCGACCTGGGCAAACGGCTGTACGCCCGGCGCAAGGAAACAGTGGAGCGCAGCTTTGCCGATGCCAAGGAGTTGCATGGCCACCGTTACGCTCGCTTCCGTGGCTTGGCCAAGGTGCAGGCGCAGTGCCTGCTCTCGGCGGCCTGTCAGAACATGAAGAAGATGGCCCTGTTGCTGGCCCGCAAGGCGGCAGCCTTATTGGCCAAAATCCTCGCACGAACCTGTTTTGCCGCCCCATTCGCCCGCCATCTTTGGCAGATCGGGGTTCCTAACCTGAATTTCAGAATCCGCCTCGCTTCGGCTTGA